One genomic segment of Bacteroidota bacterium includes these proteins:
- a CDS encoding type II toxin-antitoxin system ParD family antitoxin, whose protein sequence is MSMGRYKNASEVVCAGLRLLEEEENKVIALKEAIQEGIDSGIAYDFDPEIHLEKLKKIKI, encoded by the coding sequence ATATCTATGGGACGATATAAAAATGCCAGTGAAGTAGTCTGTGCAGGATTAAGGCTTTTGGAAGAAGAAGAAAATAAGGTCATTGCATTAAAAGAAGCCATTCAGGAAGGTATTGATAGCGGGATAGCTTATGATTTCGATCCGGAAATTCATCTTGAAAAATTAAAAAAAATAAAAATATAA